A window of the Lactuca sativa cultivar Salinas chromosome 5, Lsat_Salinas_v11, whole genome shotgun sequence genome harbors these coding sequences:
- the LOC111910118 gene encoding late embryogenesis abundant protein Dc3, translating into MASQNQRYRAGEATGQAEEETKQTGSYMSEKAGEVKEKASQMGKSTKETAEAGKEKTGGLMQRTGEQVKSMAQGAADKMKQSFGMAGSGEEDDELVLGRG; encoded by the coding sequence ATGGCGTCCCAGAATCAGCGTTACAGAGCCGGTGAAGCCACAGGCCAAGCTGAAGAGGAAACCAAACAGACCGGCAGCTACATGTCGGAGAAGGCCGGAGAGGTAAAAGAGAAGGCGTCGCAGATGGGTAAGTCTACAAAAGAGACGGCGGAGGCCGGGAAAGAGAAGACCGGAGGGTTGATGCAGCGGACAGGTGAGCAAGTGAAGAGCATGGCTCAAGGTGCTGCTGATAAGATGAAGCAGTCATTTGGTATGGCCGGCAGCGGCGAGGAGGATGATGAGTTGGTGCTGGGTCGTGGGTGA